The DNA window CTGCTGGTCGCCACCGGCATCGGCGCGAACGTGCAGCGCCCCCTCGCGGCCGTGGTCGTGGGCGGCATCTTCACGCTCGTCCCCTCCACCCTTCTGCTGCTGCCCACCCTCTACGGCTGGTTCAACCCCGAGGCGCAGTCCGAGCGGGCAATCGCCCGGGCGGTGGAGGCCCGCGATCAGGCCGAGCTTCGGGGCAGCGTGACCGCCTAACGTCCTTTGCCACAGACAACATTCCGCCATGAAGATGATCGTCGCCTACATTCGACCCGTCAAACAGGACGAGGTCGTCGAGCGCCTGCGCCGGATGGGCGTGCCCGGCGCCAGCATGCACCCCGTCGAAGGGTTCGGGCGGGAGGCCGAGCCGAGCGGGCAGGACTCCTACGGGCCCCAGGTGACGCCCTACGCAGAGATGGTGCGGGTCGAAGTCGTCTGCGCGGACGCCCGGGTTGAGGACTGGACCCGGGCCCTCGCGGAGGCGGCCCAGACCGGGCGGCGGGGCGACGGCAAAGTGTTCGTGCTGCCGGTCGCCGACGCCGTGGACATCCGAACCCTCCAAACGGGAGATACGGTCGTCTGAGATGCGCTCC is part of the Salinibacter ruber DSM 13855 genome and encodes:
- a CDS encoding P-II family nitrogen regulator, with product MKMIVAYIRPVKQDEVVERLRRMGVPGASMHPVEGFGREAEPSGQDSYGPQVTPYAEMVRVEVVCADARVEDWTRALAEAAQTGRRGDGKVFVLPVADAVDIRTLQTGDTVV